CATGGACTTAAGTTATCCCCTGTTATCAATATACCAACAGCAGCGGTAGGGTTGTATTCCAACAAAGTGAAAAGCCTGGATGAATTGCCGGATGGCGCTGAAGTAACCATAGCAAATGACCCTACCAACCTGGCAAGAGCTCTTAGGGTCTTAGAACAAGCAGGATTGATTACATTAAATAAAAACATAGATCCTTCTAAGGCATCTGAAAAAGATATAGAATCCAATCCCAAAAATCTTAAAATCACGCCAGTAGAAGCAGCACAACTGCCAAGAACTTTAGACAGTGTGGACCTTGCTGCCATCAATGGAAATTATGCTATTTCCGCAGGGATTGATTTATCTACAGCCATTGTCATGGAAGAACTGCAGGAAGAGTATAAAAACCTCATTGCTGTAAGAACAGAAGATATCAATGAACAATTCGTAAAGGATATTAAAGAAG
The genomic region above belongs to Defluviitalea saccharophila and contains:
- a CDS encoding MetQ/NlpA family ABC transporter substrate-binding protein, coding for MKKLSILILLVITVLGVFAGCASKENKTIVFGVAPGPYGDMVLKGVKPGLEKKGYKVELKEFSDYVQPNLALANKEIDANVFQHLVYLNKFAEDHGLKLSPVINIPTAAVGLYSNKVKSLDELPDGAEVTIANDPTNLARALRVLEQAGLITLNKNIDPSKASEKDIESNPKNLKITPVEAAQLPRTLDSVDLAAINGNYAISAGIDLSTAIVMEELQEEYKNLIAVRTEDINEQFVKDIKEVVESEEFRAVIENPDDMFKAFQKPAWFLK